A single window of Candidatus Rhabdochlamydia oedothoracis DNA harbors:
- a CDS encoding Rne/Rng family ribonuclease: MMQEILLNIESKEVRYAVLKHGTLYDLIVERKKNRQIAGNIYRGRVTNILHNIQSAFIDINEGENGFIHISDILENTQKFQEIFDMDFEWNHQISSKQTKQRKETDISKLLKPEQSVLVQVVKEPIGTKGARLTSNISIPGRYLVLLPNTPHRGVSRKIEDPASRDRLKKLIRAFEMPQDMGLICRTASMNASAEMLINEASELLKTWQHIIDQFHKANKPTCLYEESDLIKRAILSAIDKKFERLLVDDHSVYQRCKRMYTKYASEHHLKIELYRDKVPMFERFGAEREIERALRRKIWLPSGGYLFFDRTEAMYTIDVNSGRSQSSASDVEEALVHINMEAAEEIARQLRLRNIGGLIICDFIDMRSRKNQRRVLERLKEAMKDDSAKCTISSMSEFGLVEMTRQRSRESLTQTMFISCPYCHGSGMIKNHESASIEIKRTLKKLICQQQHFGLKLVTHPELEAYLNQYDKKNLIKLAESWHAQLSFDSNDNLHLNEFQFYSTINEKKLEI; encoded by the coding sequence CTGATGCAAGAAATTTTATTAAATATCGAGTCAAAAGAGGTTCGCTATGCTGTGCTTAAACACGGAACTCTTTATGATTTGATTGTAGAAAGAAAAAAAAATCGACAAATAGCCGGTAATATTTATCGCGGCCGTGTAACAAATATCTTACACAATATCCAATCTGCTTTCATTGATATTAATGAAGGAGAAAATGGATTTATCCATATTTCTGATATTTTGGAAAACACGCAGAAATTTCAAGAAATATTTGATATGGATTTTGAATGGAATCATCAAATCTCCTCAAAGCAGACCAAGCAACGCAAAGAGACCGATATTTCTAAGCTTTTAAAACCAGAGCAATCTGTACTCGTACAGGTGGTAAAAGAACCAATAGGCACTAAAGGAGCGCGATTAACTTCTAATATCTCTATTCCGGGTAGGTATCTTGTTTTGTTGCCTAATACTCCTCATAGAGGAGTATCGCGTAAGATAGAAGATCCTGCTTCAAGAGATCGTTTAAAAAAACTCATTCGTGCTTTTGAAATGCCGCAAGACATGGGACTTATTTGCCGAACGGCAAGTATGAATGCTTCTGCTGAAATGCTTATTAATGAAGCAAGTGAATTGCTTAAAACATGGCAACATATTATCGATCAATTCCATAAAGCTAATAAACCCACATGTCTGTATGAAGAATCCGATCTCATTAAACGCGCTATTTTAAGCGCAATTGATAAGAAGTTTGAGCGTTTGTTGGTGGATGATCACTCTGTTTACCAAAGATGTAAACGCATGTATACAAAATATGCATCAGAGCACCATTTAAAAATCGAGTTATACAGAGATAAAGTGCCTATGTTTGAAAGATTTGGTGCAGAAAGAGAAATTGAAAGAGCTCTGCGGCGTAAAATTTGGCTTCCAAGCGGTGGTTATTTGTTCTTTGATCGAACAGAGGCGATGTATACGATTGATGTAAATTCAGGACGCTCTCAAAGTTCAGCATCTGACGTAGAAGAAGCATTGGTACATATTAATATGGAAGCCGCAGAGGAAATCGCTCGCCAACTTCGTTTGCGTAATATTGGAGGCTTGATTATTTGTGATTTCATCGATATGCGCTCCCGCAAAAATCAACGCCGTGTCTTAGAACGCTTAAAAGAGGCAATGAAAGATGATTCTGCTAAATGTACAATTTCAAGTATGAGCGAATTTGGTTTGGTCGAAATGACCAGACAGCGTAGCCGAGAATCTCTTACTCAAACCATGTTTATAAGTTGTCCTTATTGTCACGGAAGTGGAATGATAAAAAACCATGAAAGCGCCTCTATTGAAATTAAGCGAACACTTAAAAAGCTGATTTGCCAACAACAACACTTTGGTCTCAAATTAGTTACCCATCCAGAACTAGAAGCCTACTTGAATCAATACGATAAGAAAAATCTGATAAAATTAGCAGAAAGCTGGCATGCGCAACTCTCTTTTGATAGTAATGACAACCTACATCTAAATGAATTTCAATTTTATTCAACAATCAATGAAAAAAAACTCGAAATCTAA
- the plsX gene encoding phosphate acyltransferase PlsX → MRGKVKSPLSIGIDLMGSDAPARELLETILLHYDSFDDPIYLTLFGTSEVFEGIPSPSASLSFFPVQEAIYMHELPLIAIKRKPHSSLCVGIRMLKEGHLHAFISAGNTGALMSCAKIHLASLSGLKRPALLTLFPGHQSEIALLDVGASISYKAAHLVHFAAMGIAYQKSRGISYPKLALLNIGSEAKKGTPELRDAYQTLEHLSDKNHFIFIGNVEARNVFQTELDVLITDGFTGNIFLKTSEGIAFNILKMIGDIDKENHSLPLQRALYELRQKLDYSKYPGALLAGIDKIVIKCHGEGSSSSILSSINNACQLIKYNFIDKVKEQLQSLLFSGKRT, encoded by the coding sequence CTGCAAGAGAACTGCTTGAAACTATTCTCTTGCATTATGACTCATTTGACGACCCCATTTATTTAACTTTGTTTGGCACTTCGGAAGTGTTTGAAGGTATTCCTTCCCCTTCTGCTTCCCTTTCTTTCTTTCCTGTGCAAGAAGCTATTTACATGCATGAGTTGCCCCTAATTGCTATTAAACGTAAGCCTCATTCTTCTTTATGTGTGGGAATTCGCATGTTAAAAGAAGGCCATTTGCATGCCTTTATTTCAGCGGGGAATACAGGCGCTTTAATGAGCTGTGCAAAGATACATCTAGCCTCACTATCTGGCTTAAAAAGGCCTGCTTTACTAACCCTATTCCCTGGGCATCAATCGGAGATTGCTCTGCTCGATGTTGGGGCCAGTATTTCTTACAAAGCAGCTCATCTTGTGCATTTTGCAGCCATGGGAATTGCCTATCAGAAAAGTCGGGGTATTTCTTATCCTAAATTGGCACTTTTAAATATTGGCTCAGAAGCAAAAAAAGGTACCCCTGAACTAAGGGATGCCTATCAAACGCTAGAGCATCTGTCTGATAAGAATCATTTTATATTCATAGGGAATGTAGAAGCTAGAAATGTATTTCAAACGGAATTAGATGTGTTAATCACCGATGGGTTTACGGGTAACATATTTTTAAAAACCTCTGAAGGAATTGCTTTTAATATTTTAAAAATGATTGGTGATATTGATAAAGAAAATCATTCTTTACCATTACAAAGAGCCCTTTATGAATTACGCCAAAAACTCGATTATTCTAAGTATCCAGGAGCTCTTCTTGCAGGGATTGATAAAATTGTCATTAAGTGTCATGGAGAAGGCTCTTCTTCGAGTATCCTAAGCAGTATTAATAATGCTTGTCAGTTAATTAAATATAATTTTATTGACAAGGTTAAAGAACAGTTGCAATCATTGCTTTTTTCTGGAAAAAGAACGTAA